One stretch of Lucilia cuprina isolate Lc7/37 chromosome 6, ASM2204524v1, whole genome shotgun sequence DNA includes these proteins:
- the LOC111680622 gene encoding putative fatty acyl-CoA reductase CG5065, translating to MSEPINNLTLTTSLHNGSLSSSSSASTSTAAAATTSSANSLTSAHAANSTSTTNNCGNTPMLNGHIGTHYTHSKHNFERYTSHTNDYVSIPQFYAGRSVFITGGTGFMGKVLVEKLLRSCPDIKNIYLLIRPKRGQEVSARLDELLDAPLFEKLRREKPKDLSKVIPISGDITSEELGISESDQAILCRNVSIVFHSAATVKFDEKLKLSVTINMLGTKRLVELCHRMMSLDALIHVSTAYCNCDRTEVSEVIYAPPYNPDDIISLVNWLPEDTLDTLTPSLIGKRPNTYTFTKALAEHMLLKEAGNLPVAIVRPSIVTASLNEPFAGWIDNFNGPTGLLSAMAKGLFRTIVCEKNCIADVVPVDIVINLMITAAWRTASHKTNDNLLIYNCCTGQRHPITWGKFVNYAIDHVRKHPLEGCVWYPGGVLRRNVTINAVQGFILHYIPAYILDIIARFAGKKPFVVKVQNKIAKAVDCLQYFATHQWQFKDDNVYALLQTLSPKDRETFVFDVTTINWEKYMERYVLGFRQFLFKQKPQSLPGSRKRLLRLYYINQLTKLLMVVFTWRFLMSRSKRLNALWSTFLQNLFKIMRLMPFL from the exons ATGTCGGAACCTATAAACAATTTAACTCTAACGACGTCGTTACACAACGGCTcgttatcatcatcatcttcagcctcaacatcaacagcagcagcggCAACCACATCATCAGCCAACAGCTTAACGTCGGCCCATGCAGCTAACTCAACCTCAACCACCAACAATTGTGGCAATACGCCCATGCTTAACGGACACATTGGCACTCACTATACGCATTCGAAGCATAATTTTGAACGTTATACCAGCCATACTAATGATTACGTTTCCATACCACAATTCTATGCGGGTCGCAGTGTATTCATTACCGGTGGCACTGGTTTTATGGGAAAG GTCTTGGTTGAAAAATTACTACGCTCTTGTCcggatataaaaaatatttatctactCATACGGCCCAAAAGAGGGCAAGAAGTTTCGGCTCGACTTGATGAATTGCTAGATGCACCG ctttttgaaaaactaaGAAGAGAAAAACCAAAGGATTTGAGTAAAGTAATTCCTATATCGGGTGATATAACATCCGAAGAATTGGGCATTTCGGAAAGTGATCag gCTATATTGTGTCGCAATGTATCGATTGTATTCCATTCAGCTGCCACTGTTAAATTCGATGAAAAGCTCAAATTATCAGTTACAATCAATATGTTAGGGACAAAACGTTTGGTTGAATTATGTCATCGTATGATGTCTTTAGAT GCACTTATTCATGTATCCACTGCCTATTGCAATTGCGATAGAACCGAAGTATCTGAGGTTATTTATGCACCACCCTATAATCCCGATGATATTATTTCTTTAGTTAATTGGCTTCCGGAAGATACACTCGATACG CTAACTCCCTCACTGATTGGTAAACGCccaaatacttatacatttacaAAAGCCTTAGCTGAACATATGCTACTCAAGGAGGCTGGTAATCTTCCAGTTGCCATTGTGAGGCCATCTATAG TGACTGCCAGCTTAAATGAACCTTTTGCCGGTTGGATTGATAATTTTAATGGTCCCACTGGTCTCTTATCTGCCATGGCCAAAGGTCTATTTCGCACAATTGTGTGTGAGAAAAATTGCATTGCCGATGTGGTACCTGTTGATATTGTGATTAATCTAATGATAACGGCTGCATGGCGCACAGCATCCCATAAAACTAatgataatttattaatttataattgttgTACCGGTCAACGACATCCCATAACGTGGGGTAAATTTGTTAACTATGCCATTGATCACGTTCGTAAACATCCATTag AGGGTTGTGTTTGGTATCCTGGTGGCGTTTTACGTCGTAATGTTACCATTAATGCTGTACAGGGctttattttacattatataCCAGCGTATATATTGGATATTATTGCACGATTTGCTGGCAAAAAACCATT TGTGGTTAAAGTCCAAAATAAAATCGCCAAAGCAGTTGATTGTCTACAATACTTTGCCACTCATCAATGGCAATTTAAGGATGATAATGTTTATGCTTTATTACAAACCCTCAGTCCAAAGGATCGTGAGACATTTGTATTCGATGTGACTACAATTAATTGGGAAAAATATATGGAAAGATATGTTTTAGGTTTTAGacaatttctatttaaacaaaaaccacaATCATTACCTGGCAGTCGAAAAAGATTATTAAG ATTGTATTATATTAatcaattaacaaaattattaatggTCGTATTTACTTGGCGTTTTCTGATGTCACGTTCAAAACGTTTAAATGCCTTGTGgtcaacatttttacaaaatctttttaaaataatgcgTCTTATGccatttttgtaa